From one Streptomyces sp. NBC_00539 genomic stretch:
- a CDS encoding saccharopine dehydrogenase C-terminal domain-containing protein — protein MSADRPAIPASGTVHWIGTGLSTGRSGLALVCESAPRVVLWDRTAERAAARLAALGLTGRAEVRALAPSAPAALAAEAGPGDVIVSMLPAAEHAPLLRLAIERGAHFACTSYVSPELAELAAEAGEEARTVVLTEAGLDPGIDHLMAHDLVARAREALGEIPATARFTSYCGGVPAVPNAFRYRFSWAPYGVLAALGSPARHIEAGAEVTVPRPWEATRTRTLAGEDFEVYPNRDSLPFVTQYGIPAHWKLDTFVRGTLRNAGWRTAWKEVFETVAGGDLAAVRALAAELAARHPTTADDRDRVVLSVALELRTADGAHWRGSHLLDVTGDAAESAMARCVSLPVAYGVTRILAGALPAGLARAAETPGETARWLSFLAARGLAGTYEESPAPAADAYPSSNPSGATA, from the coding sequence ATGTCCGCTGACCGGCCCGCCATACCCGCCTCCGGCACCGTCCACTGGATAGGCACCGGCCTGTCCACCGGACGCTCCGGACTCGCCCTCGTCTGCGAGAGCGCCCCCCGCGTCGTCCTGTGGGACCGCACCGCCGAGCGCGCCGCCGCCCGACTGGCCGCGCTCGGCCTCACCGGCCGCGCCGAAGTCCGCGCCCTCGCCCCCTCCGCCCCGGCCGCCCTCGCGGCCGAGGCGGGCCCGGGCGACGTCATCGTCTCCATGCTCCCGGCCGCCGAGCACGCCCCGCTGCTGCGGCTGGCCATCGAACGCGGCGCCCACTTCGCCTGCACCAGCTACGTCTCGCCGGAGCTCGCCGAACTCGCCGCCGAAGCCGGCGAGGAGGCCCGTACGGTCGTCCTCACCGAGGCCGGACTCGACCCCGGCATCGACCACCTGATGGCCCACGACCTGGTCGCCCGGGCCCGCGAGGCGCTCGGCGAGATACCCGCGACCGCCCGGTTCACCTCCTACTGCGGCGGTGTCCCGGCGGTCCCCAACGCCTTCCGCTACCGCTTCAGCTGGGCCCCGTACGGGGTGCTCGCCGCCCTCGGCTCCCCGGCCCGGCACATCGAGGCCGGCGCCGAGGTGACCGTCCCCCGCCCCTGGGAGGCCACCCGCACCCGGACCCTCGCAGGGGAGGACTTCGAGGTCTACCCCAACCGCGACAGCCTCCCCTTCGTCACCCAGTACGGCATCCCCGCCCACTGGAAGCTCGACACCTTCGTCCGCGGCACCCTGCGCAACGCGGGCTGGCGCACCGCCTGGAAGGAGGTCTTCGAAACCGTCGCCGGCGGGGACCTGGCCGCCGTACGCGCCCTGGCCGCCGAACTCGCCGCCCGCCACCCCACCACCGCCGATGACCGCGACCGCGTCGTCCTCTCCGTCGCCCTGGAACTGCGCACCGCCGACGGCGCCCACTGGCGCGGCTCCCACCTCCTCGACGTCACCGGCGACGCGGCCGAGTCCGCGATGGCCCGCTGCGTCTCCCTGCCCGTCGCCTACGGAGTGACCCGCATCCTGGCCGGCGCCCTGCCGGCCGGTCTGGCCCGGGCCGCCGAAACGCCCGGCGAGACCGCCCGCTGGCTCTCCTTCCTCGCCGCCCGGGGCCTGGCCGGAACGTACGAGGAGAGCCCCGCCCCGGCCGCCGACGCGTACCCCTCCAGCAACCCGTCAGGAGCCACGGCATGA
- a CDS encoding ATP-grasp domain-containing protein: protein MTHASPPEAFVLTGAFRVVCRNPRYLEELAARNLRILLVTDERHRDAAETARKDPEHPAHLIDDIAYVDGSLDQEGSYTPGFVARARHWRGRYTVRGAYAVGETLVEQTGLLCDALGLPGPGLRATRVCRSKYLQRWYLEEYSPASLVVPPGGREDADLTALGYPVVVKPATRHSSSGVVAVGDEAALRELLTSYPDHETVLIEQKVTGQEYSVESLVQHGRPVFTSVTRKETTESGAQTFVELAHSVPNARAEADAALLDANRRMLEALGFRDGIAHAEWRTGDDGRPYLMEVAARTPGDGLLALYHLATGQPMEPEIIRIALGEPASYPAPTRFARQVYLEHGTGPLAGVTLDWPGVRPLWVGESGMWPELAPGAKDDPATLRALFVLKEAGARLGPLASSDDRAVTFLIDAPTPQGLDELERRVRGAVTVTTDPEADGEH, encoded by the coding sequence ATGACCCACGCCAGCCCGCCCGAAGCCTTCGTCCTCACCGGCGCCTTCCGGGTCGTCTGCCGCAACCCCCGCTACCTGGAGGAACTCGCCGCCCGCAACCTCCGGATCCTGCTCGTCACGGACGAGCGCCACCGGGACGCCGCCGAGACGGCCCGCAAGGACCCCGAGCACCCGGCCCACCTCATCGACGACATCGCCTACGTCGACGGCTCCCTGGACCAGGAGGGCTCGTACACCCCCGGGTTCGTCGCCCGGGCACGCCACTGGCGCGGCCGCTACACCGTGCGCGGCGCCTACGCGGTCGGCGAGACCCTCGTCGAGCAGACCGGGCTGCTGTGCGACGCGCTGGGCCTGCCGGGCCCCGGACTGCGCGCCACCCGGGTCTGCCGCAGCAAGTACCTCCAGCGCTGGTACCTGGAGGAGTACAGCCCGGCCTCCCTGGTGGTGCCGCCCGGCGGCCGCGAGGACGCCGACCTGACCGCCCTCGGGTACCCGGTCGTCGTCAAACCGGCCACCCGCCACTCCAGTTCCGGGGTCGTGGCGGTCGGCGACGAGGCGGCCCTGCGCGAGCTGCTGACGTCCTACCCGGACCACGAGACGGTACTGATCGAGCAGAAGGTCACCGGCCAGGAGTACTCCGTGGAGTCCCTGGTCCAGCACGGCCGGCCCGTCTTCACCTCGGTGACCCGCAAGGAGACCACCGAGTCCGGGGCGCAGACCTTCGTGGAACTCGCCCACTCCGTCCCCAATGCCCGTGCGGAGGCCGACGCGGCCCTGCTCGACGCCAACCGCCGGATGCTCGAAGCGCTGGGCTTCCGCGACGGCATCGCCCACGCCGAGTGGCGCACCGGCGACGACGGCCGCCCGTACCTGATGGAGGTCGCCGCCCGCACCCCCGGCGACGGTCTGCTCGCCCTCTACCACCTCGCCACCGGGCAGCCGATGGAACCGGAGATCATCCGGATCGCGCTCGGTGAACCGGCCTCCTACCCGGCCCCGACCCGCTTCGCCCGCCAGGTGTACCTGGAGCACGGCACGGGCCCGCTCGCCGGCGTCACCCTCGACTGGCCGGGGGTGCGGCCGCTGTGGGTCGGCGAGTCCGGCATGTGGCCCGAACTCGCGCCCGGCGCGAAGGACGACCCGGCCACGCTGCGCGCCCTGTTCGTCCTCAAGGAGGCCGGGGCGCGGCTGGGGCCGCTCGCCAGCTCCGACGACCGGGCGGTGACCTTCCTGATCGACGCGCCCACCCCGCAGGGACTGGACGAGCTGGAGCGGCGCGTCCGCGGCGCCGTCACGGTCACCACCGACCCGGAGGCCGACGGTGAGCACTGA